One Bradyrhizobium manausense DNA segment encodes these proteins:
- a CDS encoding CAP domain-containing protein, which yields MRRRATLLIAGLMLLAAAPAGAAESAAEQISGFRLKHGEGRVVRDTTLDRIAMDQARAMAAKDDLSHDALGPFNKRVAPSGAGRAAENIAYGYDNFEKTLGQWIDSSGHRKNLLLHNASRVGIASAKNASGKRTYWAMVIAGDYELKPGKGKGKKDSEPLVAVKREVTPTGKPKATNCHVKLLGLCI from the coding sequence ATGAGGCGCCGCGCGACGTTGCTGATTGCGGGCCTGATGCTGCTGGCGGCCGCGCCTGCGGGGGCTGCGGAGTCCGCCGCCGAACAAATCTCCGGCTTCCGCCTGAAGCATGGTGAGGGCCGCGTCGTGCGCGACACAACGCTTGACCGCATCGCGATGGACCAGGCCCGCGCGATGGCAGCCAAGGACGATCTCAGCCACGATGCGCTCGGCCCGTTCAACAAGCGCGTCGCGCCATCAGGCGCCGGCCGCGCCGCCGAGAACATCGCCTACGGCTACGACAACTTTGAAAAGACGCTCGGCCAGTGGATCGATTCCTCCGGGCACCGCAAGAACCTGCTGCTGCACAACGCCTCCCGCGTCGGGATCGCGAGCGCGAAGAATGCCAGCGGCAAGCGCACCTATTGGGCCATGGTGATTGCCGGCGACTACGAGCTGAAGCCGGGCAAAGGCAAAGGCAAGAAAGACAGCGAGCCGCTGGTGGCCGTGAAACGCGAGGTCACGCCCACCGGCAAGCCCAAAGCCACCAATTGCCACGTCAAGCTGCTCGGCCTCTGCATCTGA
- a CDS encoding serine/threonine protein kinase, which yields MSLPKDDAAMLSARWTEGVLLKRDVFSTVERGRFKHDTVEVDAVLRRLDEVPWWSFLLARHLFAREKHALALAKGLNVGPELLWAGRRALVRGFVDGVALHLAKPHGDLAYFRSAKAALRRLRRAGICHNDLAKEQNWLVGRDGRAYVTDFQLAACFNRRGRLYRILAYEDLRHLLKHKRSYAPEALTPRERKILAKKSFAASLWLVTGKKVYRAITRGLFNFTDREGGGRRLVNDAPVLAALIRQNPAVRDTAIVAFADRRSGVGLYAFVEADQAALESQLRNALTAAKGPKPPEHIQVVHALPRDPSGKPRTEILQLVAMNQLDLIEPMMKNDQDRAFLKDILEQRKNLRDRFNFEADLPTG from the coding sequence ATGAGTCTCCCGAAAGACGACGCCGCGATGCTCTCGGCGCGCTGGACCGAGGGCGTGCTGCTCAAGCGCGACGTGTTCTCGACCGTCGAGCGCGGCCGCTTCAAGCATGACACAGTTGAGGTCGATGCCGTGCTGCGCCGGCTCGACGAAGTGCCGTGGTGGTCGTTCCTGCTGGCGCGCCATCTGTTCGCACGCGAGAAGCACGCGCTGGCGCTCGCCAAAGGTCTCAACGTCGGCCCCGAGCTGCTGTGGGCCGGCCGCCGCGCGCTGGTGCGCGGTTTCGTCGATGGCGTCGCGCTACATCTGGCAAAGCCGCATGGCGACCTCGCCTATTTCCGTTCGGCCAAGGCGGCGCTGCGCCGGCTGCGTCGCGCCGGCATCTGCCACAACGATCTCGCCAAGGAGCAGAACTGGCTCGTTGGTCGTGATGGCCGCGCCTACGTCACCGACTTCCAGCTTGCGGCCTGCTTCAACCGACGCGGCCGGCTCTATCGAATCCTCGCCTATGAAGACCTCCGGCATCTGCTCAAGCACAAGCGGTCCTATGCGCCCGAAGCGCTGACGCCGCGCGAGCGAAAGATCCTGGCGAAGAAATCCTTCGCCGCGAGCCTGTGGCTGGTCACCGGCAAGAAGGTCTATCGCGCCATCACCCGCGGCCTGTTCAATTTCACCGACCGCGAGGGCGGCGGCCGCCGTCTCGTCAACGATGCACCGGTGCTGGCCGCGCTGATCCGGCAAAACCCCGCCGTGCGTGACACCGCCATCGTCGCGTTCGCCGATCGCCGTTCCGGCGTCGGGCTCTATGCCTTTGTCGAGGCCGATCAGGCTGCCCTCGAGAGCCAGCTCCGCAACGCGCTGACGGCTGCCAAGGGGCCAAAGCCGCCGGAACATATCCAGGTCGTTCACGCGCTACCGCGCGATCCCAGCGGCAAGCCGCGTACCGAAATCCTGCAGCTGGTCGCCATGAATCAGCTCGACCTGATCGAGCCGATGATGAAGAACGACCAGGACCGGGCGTTCCTGAAGGACATCCTGGAGCAGCGCAAGAATCTGCGCGACCGCTTCAACTTCGAGGCGGACCTGCCGACCGGTTAG
- the trmFO gene encoding methylenetetrahydrofolate--tRNA-(uracil(54)-C(5))-methyltransferase (FADH(2)-oxidizing) TrmFO, whose product MTGPLSQPVHVIGAGLAGSEAAWQVAKAGVPVVLHEMRPDRMTEAHRTDGLAELVCSNSFRSDDAANNAVGLLHAEMRRLDSLIMRAADANQVPAGGALAVDRDGFSAAVTKALNDHPLIEIARGEIKGLPPAEWGNVIVATGPLTSAPLADAIRELTDENALAFFDAIAPIVHRESIDMSVAWFQSRYDKVGPGGTGADYINCPMTKEQYDGFVAALIAGEKTEFKEWETNTPYFDGCLPIEVMAERGPETLRHGPMKPVGLTNPHDPTTKAYAIVQLRQDNRLGTLYNIVGFQTKLKYGEQQRIFRTIPGLEKAEFARLGGLHRNTFLNSPKLLDGQLRLRAQPRLRFAGQMTGCEGYVESASVGLIAGLYAAADARGERLASPPITTALGSLLGHITGGHIETIEPGTRSFQPMNINFGLFPPLASAPTKKPDGTRLRGNEKTVAKKQAMSALALADLDRWIADHLRIAAAA is encoded by the coding sequence ATGACAGGACCCCTATCCCAACCCGTGCACGTCATCGGCGCCGGCCTTGCTGGCTCCGAAGCTGCCTGGCAAGTGGCCAAGGCCGGCGTGCCCGTGGTGCTGCACGAGATGCGGCCAGACCGCATGACCGAGGCGCATCGCACCGACGGGCTTGCCGAGCTCGTTTGCTCCAATTCGTTCCGCTCGGACGACGCCGCCAACAATGCCGTCGGCCTGCTCCATGCCGAGATGCGCCGCCTCGACTCGCTGATCATGCGCGCGGCCGACGCCAACCAGGTGCCCGCCGGCGGCGCGCTGGCCGTGGACCGCGACGGCTTCTCCGCCGCAGTCACCAAGGCGTTGAACGACCATCCCCTGATCGAGATCGCCCGCGGCGAGATCAAAGGCCTGCCGCCGGCCGAGTGGGGCAACGTCATCGTCGCGACCGGGCCCCTCACCTCGGCCCCGCTGGCCGATGCCATCCGCGAACTCACGGACGAGAATGCCCTCGCCTTCTTCGACGCCATCGCGCCGATCGTGCATCGCGAATCCATCGATATGTCGGTGGCCTGGTTCCAGTCGCGCTATGACAAGGTCGGCCCCGGCGGCACCGGTGCCGACTACATCAACTGCCCCATGACCAAGGAGCAGTATGACGGCTTCGTCGCAGCGCTGATTGCCGGCGAGAAGACCGAGTTCAAGGAATGGGAAACCAACACGCCCTATTTCGACGGCTGCCTGCCGATCGAGGTGATGGCGGAGCGCGGCCCCGAGACGTTGCGCCACGGCCCGATGAAGCCGGTCGGTCTCACCAATCCGCACGATCCCACGACGAAGGCTTACGCGATCGTCCAGCTGCGGCAGGACAACAGGCTCGGCACGCTCTACAACATCGTCGGCTTCCAGACGAAGCTGAAATACGGCGAGCAGCAGCGCATCTTCCGCACCATCCCCGGGCTTGAGAAGGCCGAGTTCGCCCGCCTCGGCGGCCTGCATCGCAACACCTTCCTCAACTCGCCGAAGCTGCTCGACGGCCAGTTGCGCCTGCGCGCGCAGCCGCGGCTGCGCTTTGCCGGCCAGATGACGGGCTGCGAAGGCTATGTTGAATCCGCCAGCGTCGGCCTGATCGCCGGTCTCTATGCGGCGGCCGATGCACGGGGCGAGCGACTCGCGAGCCCGCCGATCACAACAGCCCTCGGATCCCTGCTCGGCCACATCACCGGCGGCCATATCGAGACCATCGAGCCGGGCACGCGCTCATTCCAGCCGATGAACATCAATTTCGGCCTGTTCCCGCCGCTCGCAAGCGCCCCCACCAAGAAGCCCGACGGTACGCGCCTGCGCGGCAACGAGAAGACGGTGGCCAAGAAGCAGGCGATGAGCGCATTGGCGCTGGCCGATCTCGATCGCTGGATCGCCGATCATTTGCGCATCGCCGCAGCCGCGTGA
- a CDS encoding DUF1127 domain-containing protein — protein MLLSLIRMIQAFRDYQRNVSELSQLSDRELADIGLDRSDIPRVAAGQFQG, from the coding sequence ATGCTGCTCTCACTCATCCGCATGATCCAGGCTTTCCGGGACTATCAGCGCAATGTTTCCGAGCTGTCCCAGCTCAGCGATCGCGAACTGGCCGACATCGGCCTCGATCGCTCGGACATCCCGCGCGTTGCCGCCGGTCAGTTCCAGGGCTGA
- a CDS encoding lytic murein transglycosylase — protein sequence MTLTISRLALAALALSASIVSVEPALAAVACGSGNFDAWLTDFKTEAAAKGISQQAITAGLAGVTLDQSVLNRDKSQKVFTQTFEEFSGRMVPPRMMRGSNMMKQYGSVLSRIEQSYGVPGEVLVAIWGLETDFGVNTGKFATIRSLATLAYDCRRAEQFRGELMDALRIVQRGDLAPADMKGAWAGELGQTQFMPSSWMKYAVDFDGNGKRDLLHNAPDVLASTANYLAGYGWQKGKDWQPGSPNFAVLQQWNKSEVYSRTVAYFATQLAHAP from the coding sequence ATGACCCTGACGATTTCTCGTCTCGCTCTCGCAGCCCTCGCCCTTTCAGCCTCCATCGTGTCCGTCGAGCCCGCTCTCGCCGCGGTCGCTTGCGGCTCGGGCAATTTTGACGCCTGGCTTACGGATTTCAAAACCGAGGCTGCCGCCAAGGGGATCTCGCAACAGGCCATCACCGCGGGCCTGGCCGGTGTTACGCTGGACCAGAGCGTGCTCAACCGTGACAAGTCGCAAAAGGTCTTCACCCAGACCTTTGAGGAGTTTTCCGGCCGCATGGTGCCGCCGCGGATGATGCGCGGCTCCAACATGATGAAGCAATACGGATCGGTGCTGTCGCGCATCGAGCAGAGCTATGGCGTGCCGGGCGAAGTCCTGGTCGCGATCTGGGGTCTCGAGACCGATTTCGGCGTCAACACCGGCAAGTTCGCCACCATCCGCTCGCTGGCGACGCTGGCTTATGACTGCCGGCGCGCCGAGCAGTTCCGCGGCGAGTTGATGGATGCGCTGCGCATCGTCCAGCGCGGCGATCTCGCGCCCGCCGACATGAAGGGAGCCTGGGCCGGCGAGCTCGGCCAGACCCAGTTCATGCCGTCATCCTGGATGAAGTACGCCGTCGATTTCGACGGCAATGGCAAGCGTGACCTCCTGCACAACGCACCCGACGTGCTGGCGTCCACGGCCAATTATCTCGCCGGCTATGGCTGGCAGAAGGGCAAGGATTGGCAGCCGGGCAGCCCGAACTTCGCGGTGCTCCAGCAGTGGAACAAGAGCGAAGTCTATTCCAGGACAGTGGCTTATTTCGCCACCCAGCTCGCGCACGCCCCGTAA
- a CDS encoding DUF2189 domain-containing protein produces the protein MATLYQGNVPTMGQTADAAGPVIRTIQLSDLHDALKRGWEDFKAVPSHAIILCVIYPVLGLVIARVAMGYSVIPLLFPLAAGFALIGPFAALGLYELSSRRERYEEASAWDAMEVLRSPSFSAMLGLGVLLLALFVTWVATAQAIYVAAFGYEGVSGISDFATRVLTTSQGWWLIVVGCGTGFLFALAALCISAVSFPLMLDRHAGAFEAMVTSLRVVAKNPVPMAAWGLIVAVLLALGTIPAFLGLAVVIPLLGHATWHLYRKVIVSEPGARPVPPPPQRPRKPAADFPANLFPWRNKE, from the coding sequence ATGGCCACACTCTATCAGGGCAATGTCCCCACGATGGGCCAGACCGCAGACGCGGCTGGACCGGTGATCCGAACCATCCAATTGTCCGACCTGCATGACGCGCTCAAGCGCGGCTGGGAAGATTTCAAGGCCGTTCCAAGCCACGCAATCATTCTGTGCGTGATCTATCCGGTGCTCGGCCTGGTGATCGCCCGCGTGGCAATGGGCTATTCGGTCATTCCACTGCTGTTTCCGCTCGCCGCGGGCTTCGCCCTGATCGGCCCGTTCGCAGCGCTCGGCCTCTACGAGCTCTCCAGCCGTCGCGAACGCTATGAAGAAGCCAGCGCCTGGGACGCCATGGAAGTGCTGCGCTCGCCGTCCTTCAGCGCCATGCTTGGCCTCGGTGTCCTTCTGCTCGCCTTGTTCGTGACTTGGGTCGCGACCGCGCAGGCAATCTACGTGGCGGCGTTCGGCTACGAGGGCGTGTCCGGAATCTCGGATTTCGCGACGCGCGTGCTGACGACATCGCAGGGCTGGTGGCTGATCGTGGTCGGCTGTGGCACGGGCTTCCTGTTCGCGCTCGCGGCGCTCTGCATCAGCGCCGTGTCATTCCCGCTGATGCTCGACCGCCACGCCGGCGCGTTCGAGGCGATGGTGACCTCGCTGCGCGTCGTCGCGAAGAACCCGGTGCCGATGGCGGCCTGGGGCTTGATCGTCGCGGTGCTGCTCGCACTCGGCACGATCCCCGCGTTCCTCGGGCTCGCCGTCGTGATCCCCCTGCTCGGCCACGCCACCTGGCATCTCTACCGCAAGGTCATCGTCTCCGAGCCCGGTGCCCGGCCGGTGCCGCCTCCGCCGCAACGTCCGCGCAAGCCGGCGGCCGACTTCCCGGCCAATCTCTTCCCGTGGCGGAATAAAGAATAG
- a CDS encoding DUF3597 domain-containing protein — protein MSIFGKIMGAIFGSHTASAAPAGSAPSGSAPAGAAPGGSAPASAPAAAPAATVDVAAIVDAAVAAHKGEKLEWRTSIVDLMKALDVDSSLAARKDLAKELGYTGDMNDSASMNVWLHKQVMSKLAANGGKLPPEIKH, from the coding sequence ATGAGCATTTTCGGGAAAATCATGGGCGCAATTTTCGGCAGCCATACGGCTTCCGCTGCGCCCGCAGGCAGCGCACCCTCGGGCAGTGCGCCAGCCGGGGCCGCACCGGGCGGATCCGCGCCAGCGTCTGCGCCGGCTGCCGCGCCCGCGGCAACGGTGGACGTCGCTGCGATCGTCGACGCGGCCGTCGCTGCTCATAAGGGCGAGAAGCTGGAATGGCGCACCTCGATCGTCGACCTCATGAAAGCGCTCGACGTCGATTCGAGCCTGGCTGCGCGCAAAGATCTCGCCAAGGAGCTCGGCTACACCGGCGACATGAACGACTCCGCCAGCATGAACGTCTGGCTGCACAAGCAGGTGATGTCCAAGCTCGCCGCCAATGGCGGCAAGCTGCCGCCTGAAATCAAGCATTGA
- a CDS encoding GNAT family N-acetyltransferase, giving the protein MAASVRDNKDMSRFELDVGQGTGHELAFANYRLTPTAVVITHTETPRALRGRGIASELIKGALDLIRRDGRKVIAGCGFVVDYLDRHPEDADLVA; this is encoded by the coding sequence ATGGCGGCATCGGTGCGCGACAACAAGGACATGAGCCGGTTTGAACTCGATGTCGGCCAAGGGACCGGTCATGAGCTCGCGTTCGCCAATTACCGGCTGACGCCGACGGCTGTCGTCATCACCCACACCGAGACGCCGCGTGCGCTGCGCGGCCGCGGCATCGCCTCCGAGTTGATCAAAGGCGCGCTCGATCTGATCCGCCGCGACGGCCGAAAGGTGATCGCGGGATGCGGCTTCGTCGTCGATTATCTCGACAGGCATCCGGAGGATGCGGATCTCGTGGCCTGA
- a CDS encoding GNAT family N-acetyltransferase, translating into MSDVINNRAHHRFELELEGHLATEHYKLDGNVITFEHTDVPKELGGRGVGSILVQGALDQVRAAGLKVIPECPFVKAWIEKHPDYQDLVKA; encoded by the coding sequence ATGAGTGACGTCATCAACAACAGGGCCCATCACCGCTTCGAGCTGGAACTGGAAGGCCACCTCGCGACCGAGCATTACAAGCTCGACGGCAATGTCATCACGTTCGAGCATACCGACGTGCCGAAAGAGCTCGGCGGCAGAGGCGTCGGTTCAATACTGGTGCAAGGCGCGCTCGACCAGGTCCGCGCCGCTGGCTTGAAGGTGATCCCGGAATGTCCGTTCGTGAAGGCGTGGATCGAGAAGCATCCGGACTATCAGGACCTGGTGAAGGCGTAG
- a CDS encoding DUF3828 domain-containing protein, with translation MLTRRSFIAASLLAAIKPAFAQAPAPGDPAAILTAIYTRAAKGKGDGGAAFVTENKAAKARYLSRALVALWAKADAHTPKGDVGPIDFDPVTNSQEPDVKSFKVDAEKTEADKATLTVTITGHRNDRKPADQIVRYDFVREAGGWKIDDIKGSSDGEAWSIRKMLTESLKS, from the coding sequence ATGCTCACCCGCCGCAGTTTCATTGCCGCCTCCCTCCTCGCCGCCATCAAGCCCGCCTTCGCTCAAGCGCCTGCCCCCGGCGATCCCGCAGCCATCCTGACCGCGATCTACACGCGCGCCGCCAAGGGCAAGGGCGATGGCGGCGCCGCCTTCGTCACCGAGAATAAGGCAGCAAAGGCCAGATACCTCTCCAGGGCGCTGGTTGCGCTGTGGGCCAAGGCGGACGCGCATACGCCGAAGGGCGACGTCGGGCCGATCGATTTCGATCCCGTCACCAATTCGCAGGAGCCGGACGTGAAATCGTTCAAGGTTGACGCGGAGAAGACGGAGGCAGACAAGGCGACGCTGACGGTGACCATCACCGGCCACCGCAACGACCGCAAGCCCGCCGACCAGATCGTGCGTTACGACTTCGTGCGCGAGGCTGGCGGCTGGAAGATCGACGACATCAAGGGCTCCTCCGACGGTGAAGCCTGGTCGATCCGCAAGATGCTGACGGAATCGCTAAAGAGCTGA